A single genomic interval of Granulicella tundricola MP5ACTX9 harbors:
- a CDS encoding PHP domain-containing protein, which translates to MQPQSGPQSKVSYIWEESMATLPYSAGVSLHSHTSVSEESLTFIHKMGTEMAVFAPLFKRYEKRAAELYGLKLDFLKGNWRPPLVPRMAYEVERKQIARLGLDAHVSITDHDTIEACLLLRTLPVARRIPMSVEWSAPYGTTCFHMGIHNLPSADAAGWMERFARFTEAPSDEVLHGMFAELHAIPQVLIVLNHPLWDLYAIGQKAHEAELERFLTVNGEFMHALELNGLRHAKENRDVMRLARRWSQVVISGGDRHGLEPNANINLTNATSFNEFVHEIRVERKSHVLFMEQYKKPWEQRITDSTIDAITDYPQFAQGWQRWDERAFHPDADGVMRPMSELWVGGRPPRALMVSIQIVRLLRHRTFSMWLSLAFPGVNRVGVEREIVPDLSV; encoded by the coding sequence ATGCAGCCACAGTCTGGACCGCAGTCCAAGGTTTCGTACATCTGGGAAGAGTCGATGGCGACGTTGCCGTACAGTGCGGGCGTCTCGCTGCACAGCCATACGAGCGTGTCCGAAGAAAGCCTGACGTTCATCCATAAGATGGGCACGGAGATGGCGGTGTTCGCTCCGCTGTTCAAGCGCTATGAGAAGCGCGCGGCGGAGCTGTACGGGCTGAAGCTGGACTTCCTGAAGGGCAACTGGCGGCCGCCGCTGGTACCTCGAATGGCGTATGAGGTGGAACGGAAACAGATTGCGCGGCTGGGGCTGGATGCGCATGTTTCGATCACGGATCATGACACGATCGAGGCTTGCCTGTTGCTGAGGACGCTGCCGGTGGCGCGGCGAATTCCGATGTCGGTGGAGTGGAGTGCGCCGTATGGCACGACGTGCTTCCACATGGGGATTCATAACCTGCCGAGCGCGGACGCGGCGGGATGGATGGAGCGGTTTGCGCGGTTTACGGAGGCTCCGTCCGATGAGGTGCTGCATGGCATGTTCGCGGAGCTTCATGCGATTCCGCAGGTGCTGATCGTGCTGAATCATCCGCTGTGGGATCTATATGCGATCGGGCAGAAGGCGCATGAGGCGGAGTTGGAGCGGTTCCTGACGGTGAATGGCGAGTTCATGCATGCGCTGGAGTTGAACGGGCTTCGTCATGCCAAGGAGAATCGCGATGTGATGCGGTTGGCGCGGCGTTGGTCGCAGGTGGTGATCTCAGGCGGGGATCGTCATGGGCTGGAGCCGAACGCGAATATCAACCTGACGAACGCGACGAGCTTCAATGAGTTCGTGCATGAGATCCGCGTGGAGCGGAAGAGCCACGTGCTGTTCATGGAGCAGTACAAGAAGCCCTGGGAGCAGAGGATTACGGACTCGACCATTGATGCGATCACGGACTATCCGCAGTTTGCGCAGGGCTGGCAGCGTTGGGATGAACGTGCGTTTCATCCGGATGCGGATGGGGTGATGCGGCCGATGTCTGAGCTGTGGGTTGGAGGACGGCCGCCTCGGGCTTTGATGGTGTCGATTCAGATTGTGCGGCTGTTGCGGCATCGGACGTTCTCGATGTGGCTGAGCCTGGCTTTTCCGGGGGTGAACCGGGTGGGCGTTGAGCGGGAGATTGTGCCGGACTTGAGCGTCTAA
- a CDS encoding S1 family peptidase, producing MGSTLFTMQRIDPISTHSLLLRTYCRGRHLGIATGFVVLKNNVHYLVTNQHVVSGLNIWNDQPSHSDGLVPDSISILHHVRGHLGRWTAIKERLRSEDDRPLWIEHPVGKQIDIAFLRLTSFYDESLLCIATYPLDLAIRNTQIPLFPTSPVSIVGFPFGNGQLDGLPIWKSGSIASDPDIDYEGHPQILVDCIGRQGMSGSPVYARRIGGFTDVNGSFSISVGGAMTTDRFVGIYAGSIDKASEIGRVWKASAVLETYSTLPGL from the coding sequence ATGGGCAGTACACTCTTTACGATGCAACGTATTGATCCCATAAGTACACATTCTCTTCTTTTACGGACGTATTGCAGGGGTAGGCATTTAGGAATTGCCACCGGATTTGTGGTCCTGAAAAACAATGTGCATTACCTTGTCACAAACCAGCATGTTGTCAGCGGTCTAAATATCTGGAATGACCAACCGTCTCACTCAGATGGTTTAGTGCCAGATTCTATCTCGATACTCCATCATGTGAGAGGTCATTTAGGACGCTGGACCGCTATTAAGGAGCGCCTCCGAAGCGAAGACGATAGACCGCTTTGGATTGAGCATCCTGTGGGGAAGCAGATCGATATTGCTTTTCTGCGTCTAACAAGTTTCTACGATGAAAGCCTCTTGTGTATAGCGACTTACCCTCTAGACTTGGCAATTAGGAATACTCAGATTCCGCTGTTTCCAACGAGTCCGGTGTCTATCGTAGGTTTTCCTTTTGGCAACGGCCAATTAGATGGACTTCCCATATGGAAATCCGGGTCTATTGCGAGCGACCCAGACATTGATTATGAAGGACACCCACAAATACTTGTAGATTGTATAGGCCGTCAGGGGATGTCGGGATCTCCTGTTTACGCCAGGCGAATCGGCGGCTTCACAGATGTGAATGGGTCATTCAGCATCAGTGTAGGGGGAGCTATGACAACGGATCGGTTTGTAGGTATTTATGCAGGCTCGATAGATAAGGCAAGCGAAATCGGAAGGGTGTGGAAGGCATCCGCGGTTCTCGAGACCTACTCCACACTACCTGGGTTGTGA
- a CDS encoding glycosyltransferase family 2 protein encodes MRLSFVIPAYNEEAWLQACVESIQKQTQALNLDAEIIVVNNASTDGTRALALSIPGVILVDEPRKGLTHARQAGFNRSTGALIANVDSDSRLTEGWVQQVLSTFASTPGLVALSGPVVYYDLTMLERQFVRIFYLQAWLVYALNRWILRVGSMVQGGNFVIARPALEAIGGFNLAISFYGEDTDIARRLNEIGMVRFTFDLKMFSSARRLRKEGMLTTAARYTVNYFWTTFLERPFTNTHADIRD; translated from the coding sequence ATGCGACTGAGCTTTGTCATTCCCGCCTACAACGAAGAGGCGTGGCTCCAGGCCTGCGTGGAGTCGATCCAGAAACAGACGCAAGCCCTCAACCTTGATGCCGAGATCATCGTCGTCAACAACGCCAGCACCGACGGCACACGCGCTCTCGCCCTCTCGATCCCCGGCGTCATCCTCGTAGACGAGCCCCGCAAGGGCCTCACCCACGCCCGCCAGGCCGGCTTCAACCGCAGCACCGGCGCCCTCATCGCCAACGTCGACTCAGACTCCCGCCTCACCGAAGGATGGGTCCAGCAAGTCCTCTCGACCTTCGCCAGCACCCCCGGCCTCGTCGCCCTCAGCGGCCCCGTCGTCTACTACGACCTCACCATGCTGGAGCGCCAGTTCGTCCGCATCTTCTATCTCCAGGCCTGGCTCGTCTACGCTCTCAACCGCTGGATTCTCCGCGTGGGCTCGATGGTCCAGGGCGGTAACTTCGTCATCGCACGCCCCGCGCTTGAAGCCATCGGCGGCTTCAACCTCGCCATCTCCTTCTACGGAGAAGACACAGACATCGCACGCCGCCTCAACGAGATCGGCATGGTCCGCTTCACCTTCGACCTCAAGATGTTCTCCTCCGCCCGCCGCCTCCGCAAAGAGGGCATGCTCACCACCGCCGCCCGTTACACCGTCAACTACTTCTGGACCACCTTCCTCGAGCGCCCCTTCACCAACACCCACGCCGACATCCGGGATTGA
- a CDS encoding phospholipase C, producing MVRKLAALSASAALVLTGCGGAGVTLTAPAAPAAVPVTSAQVIKHVVVIFGENVSYDHYFGTYPTATNPVGETAFTAAAGTPTPAGYTSALLTANPNNTNNKNGAGASNPFRLDPAQAATGDQDHNYGPEQTAFDNGAMDLFPLSVGVPDGANLTAATGKVAITNTNGLTMGYYDGNTVTGLWNYAQHYAINDHAFGSTFGPSTPGAINVVSGQTNGAVNDVNAGTAIVADGNGGFTDVGDADPTGDLCSSTSQSIHMTGNNIGTMLSTANITWGFFEGGFDLSKTNANGTTGCGRTTTSQVTGMLKADYIPHHEPFQYYAATSNPNHLRPTSIANIGKQDQANHQYDTHDFTDALAAGSMPAVSYLKAPGFQDAHAGYSDPIDEQTFIINTINAIQASPFWSSTAIILTYDDSDGWYDHMPMIVNGSATAQDSYSGTGLCNTTTASSTTALPGVSAATLHAQGRCGYGPRIPLLVVSSWSRKNALDSTVVDQSSVPKFIEDTFLGGARIGGGSFDSIAGSLNNMFNFTSSTVPNPNVVLLNPVTGAVTSGN from the coding sequence ATGGTCCGTAAACTCGCTGCCCTCTCTGCGTCCGCCGCTCTCGTCCTCACTGGATGCGGCGGTGCCGGAGTCACCCTCACGGCCCCTGCTGCACCTGCGGCCGTCCCCGTCACCAGCGCCCAGGTCATCAAGCACGTCGTCGTCATCTTCGGTGAGAACGTCTCCTACGACCACTACTTCGGCACCTACCCCACCGCCACCAACCCCGTCGGCGAGACCGCCTTCACCGCCGCCGCCGGCACCCCCACCCCCGCCGGCTACACCTCCGCCCTGCTGACCGCGAACCCCAACAACACCAACAACAAGAACGGCGCAGGAGCCAGCAATCCCTTCCGTCTCGATCCCGCCCAGGCCGCCACCGGCGATCAGGATCACAACTACGGCCCGGAGCAGACCGCCTTCGATAACGGCGCCATGGACCTCTTCCCGCTCTCCGTCGGCGTTCCTGATGGCGCTAACCTCACCGCTGCGACGGGCAAGGTAGCCATCACCAACACCAACGGCCTCACCATGGGCTACTACGACGGCAACACCGTCACCGGTCTCTGGAACTACGCCCAGCACTACGCCATCAACGATCACGCCTTCGGCAGCACCTTCGGACCCTCCACCCCCGGCGCCATCAACGTCGTCTCCGGCCAGACCAACGGCGCAGTCAATGACGTCAACGCCGGCACGGCCATCGTCGCGGACGGCAACGGCGGCTTCACCGACGTAGGCGACGCAGACCCTACCGGCGACCTCTGCTCCAGCACCAGCCAGAGCATCCACATGACCGGCAACAACATCGGCACCATGCTCTCCACCGCCAACATTACGTGGGGCTTCTTTGAGGGTGGCTTCGACCTCTCCAAGACCAACGCCAACGGCACCACCGGCTGCGGCCGCACCACCACCTCACAGGTCACCGGCATGCTCAAGGCCGACTACATCCCCCACCACGAGCCCTTCCAGTACTACGCCGCGACCTCCAACCCCAACCACCTGCGTCCTACCTCCATCGCCAACATCGGCAAGCAGGATCAGGCCAACCACCAGTACGACACGCATGACTTCACCGACGCGCTCGCCGCCGGCAGCATGCCCGCAGTCAGCTACCTGAAGGCCCCCGGCTTCCAGGACGCCCACGCCGGCTACTCCGATCCCATTGACGAGCAGACCTTCATCATCAACACCATCAACGCCATCCAGGCCTCGCCCTTCTGGTCCAGCACCGCCATCATCCTCACCTACGACGACTCCGACGGCTGGTACGATCACATGCCCATGATCGTCAACGGCTCCGCCACCGCGCAGGACTCCTACTCCGGCACCGGTCTCTGCAACACCACCACCGCCAGCTCCACCACCGCGCTTCCCGGTGTCAGTGCTGCCACCCTCCACGCACAAGGCCGCTGCGGCTACGGTCCTCGCATTCCTCTCCTGGTCGTCTCCTCATGGTCCAGGAAGAATGCGCTTGACTCCACCGTCGTAGACCAGAGCTCGGTACCGAAGTTCATCGAAGACACCTTCCTCGGTGGCGCACGCATCGGCGGCGGTTCATTCGACTCCATCGCCGGCTCACTCAACAACATGTTCAACTTCACCAGTTCCACCGTCCCCAACCCCAACGTGGTTCTGCTCAACCCGGTCACGGGCGCAGTCACCAGCGGTAACTAA